The Theropithecus gelada isolate Dixy chromosome 11, Tgel_1.0, whole genome shotgun sequence genome includes a region encoding these proteins:
- the LOC112635516 gene encoding ataxin-3-like isoform X1 — protein sequence MESIFHEKQEGSLCAQHCLNNLLQGEYFSPVELYSVAHQLDEEERMRMAEGGVTSEDYCTFLQQPSGNVDDSGFFCIEVISNALKVWGLELILFNSPEYQRLRINPINERSFICNYKEHWFTVRKLGKQSLL from the coding sequence ATGGAGTCCATCTTCCACGAGAAACAAGAAGGCTCACTTTGTGCTCAACATTGCCTGAATAATTTATTGCAAGGAGAATATTTTAGCCCTGTGGAATTATACTCAGTTGCACATCAGCTGGATGAGGAGGAGAGGATGAGAATGGCAGAAGGAGGAGTTACTAGTGAAGATTATTGCACGTTTTTACAGCAGCCTTCTGGAAATGTGGATGACAGTGGTTTTTTCTGTATTGAGGTTATAAGCAATGCCTTGAAAGTTTGGGGTTTAGAACTAATCCTGTTCAACAGTCCAGAGTATCAGAGGCTCAGGATTAATCCTATAAATGAAAGATCATTTATATGCAATTATAAGGAACACTGGTTTACAGttagaaaattaggaaaaca